One part of the Bacteroidia bacterium genome encodes these proteins:
- a CDS encoding T9SS type A sorting domain-containing protein, whose product MKTFLSILSFFISISLSAQNVEFDWAYTLGGRNSDAAKATTTDASGNIYVYGSVQDTIDLDPGPGSQVVNIPLGQPQLFIQKLDPSGQLLWAHAWIQDFLGDTIPGELLHVDDWGNVYLAGLFSGTVDIDPGPNTVNLTSASASKNDIFLLKLDANGNFKWAKQTGGAQDDRVASLTSDQQGNLYMTGNMYGAVDFDPGAGTFTLVGDPLGDAFIQKLDSSGNFVWAKEIGNANFDGIRTSIVDRQGNLILSGSFMGSLDIDPGTPLVPLNSTNNTRDIYILKLDPAGDFLWARSIESSVYYEKVALTVDGANEILVAARLRGTVDLDPGPNTMNVTAVRNGAMFLQKLDQGGNLLWANTIGDINSSTDFLSAERIDVDKEGNIYLEGGFTGNIDFDPGLGIETLSAQFGQTFLVSYNPDGTYLWGRSLDVTNSGVTGFTIDVAKNILLGGRFSRDFDVDPGAGNFSLSAISGGRDIFMLKWKQDSCSGLAATIDQVDEPACGTPGLVVGSAVGGSGNYSYSWNTLPPVTKRFIQPDSPGTFVFTVSDDAGCSDSSRVIVGGPANLRPSDLNINVTSTDYRPGRTSTIWVDAYNDGCAPLDGEVVLILDNFLTYSSSVPAPDSINGQSLIWYFNDLNDTSGHFLARVRATVSTQAGIGDEVCVRSAIRQKGGGNNTKFNNRGYCRDVINSYDPNDKRVFPEGVCEEGFIENDEWLTYTLRFQNTGNASAIDIFLLDTLDANLDLSSFRVVGQSHEPMITEALPDRVMKFRFDNIYLPDSISDEPNSHGYVIFEILPLPNLPDDTRILNSTSIYFDFNKPVKTNTVLNTIADSLPQIDTTFLQVNTCESYMLNGRTYTESGNYLQVLSRDRDCDSAIVLTLQILPELDTTVSRIGSVLTANAGGAHGLDVDYQWVDCDNGNSAIDGATQQTFSPQTNGNYAVMLSREDCMAMSACIQVMNVGIDPDFQSAIRFYPNPTASEVEIELGKFYSSIEVELLDIRGRQIQVHSFDQLDSFSLKLQGEKGMYFCRIKVDQKEAILKLVKQ is encoded by the coding sequence GCCAGCTATTATGGGCACATGCATGGATTCAGGATTTTCTGGGAGATACGATTCCTGGAGAATTGTTGCATGTAGATGATTGGGGAAATGTGTACCTGGCAGGTCTGTTTTCCGGAACTGTCGATATTGATCCTGGCCCCAATACGGTCAACCTGACTTCGGCCTCCGCTTCAAAAAATGATATTTTCCTGCTAAAACTGGATGCTAACGGAAATTTTAAATGGGCAAAACAAACAGGAGGAGCTCAGGACGACAGGGTTGCCAGCCTTACGTCTGATCAGCAAGGGAACCTCTACATGACAGGAAATATGTATGGAGCCGTTGATTTTGATCCGGGAGCAGGAACATTTACACTGGTGGGTGATCCTTTGGGAGATGCCTTTATCCAAAAGCTGGACTCCTCGGGAAATTTTGTTTGGGCCAAAGAAATTGGGAATGCAAATTTTGACGGGATACGAACTTCGATAGTCGATAGACAAGGGAACCTCATTCTGAGTGGGAGTTTTATGGGCAGTCTGGACATCGATCCGGGAACGCCCCTCGTACCTCTCAATTCTACCAATAATACCCGCGACATTTATATCCTAAAACTGGATCCTGCAGGAGATTTCCTTTGGGCCAGAAGCATAGAAAGCTCTGTTTACTATGAAAAGGTAGCTTTGACTGTTGATGGGGCAAATGAAATTCTGGTCGCTGCCCGCTTAAGGGGTACCGTTGACCTGGATCCCGGCCCTAATACGATGAATGTTACAGCAGTCAGAAATGGAGCAATGTTTTTGCAAAAGCTGGATCAGGGCGGAAATCTGCTGTGGGCTAATACGATCGGAGATATCAATTCCTCTACCGATTTTCTCTCGGCCGAAAGAATAGATGTGGATAAGGAGGGAAATATTTATCTCGAAGGTGGATTTACGGGAAATATAGACTTTGATCCGGGTCTGGGAATTGAGACCCTTTCCGCACAGTTTGGCCAAACTTTTCTGGTCAGCTATAATCCGGATGGCACCTATCTCTGGGGAAGAAGTTTGGATGTGACAAATTCAGGAGTCACAGGCTTTACTATAGATGTAGCTAAAAATATATTGCTGGGAGGACGATTTTCCAGAGATTTTGATGTAGATCCGGGTGCGGGCAATTTTAGCCTTTCAGCTATATCTGGAGGTCGAGATATTTTTATGCTGAAATGGAAACAGGATAGTTGTTCTGGATTAGCTGCCACCATAGATCAGGTCGATGAACCGGCTTGTGGAACCCCCGGCCTGGTAGTTGGTTCTGCAGTAGGCGGATCGGGTAATTATTCCTATAGTTGGAATACGCTTCCCCCAGTTACGAAGAGATTCATACAACCTGATTCACCCGGAACTTTTGTGTTCACAGTAAGTGATGATGCCGGATGTAGCGATAGCAGTCGTGTTATCGTTGGGGGGCCAGCGAATCTCAGACCGAGTGATCTGAATATCAATGTTACTTCAACAGATTATCGCCCGGGAAGGACATCTACCATTTGGGTAGATGCCTATAATGATGGTTGTGCTCCGCTGGATGGAGAAGTGGTTCTGATTCTGGACAATTTCCTCACCTATTCCTCCTCTGTTCCAGCACCTGATTCGATAAATGGGCAAAGCCTGATTTGGTATTTCAATGATTTAAATGATACCTCGGGACACTTTCTGGCTCGTGTGCGTGCTACAGTAAGTACACAGGCCGGGATCGGAGATGAAGTTTGTGTTCGCTCTGCAATCCGTCAAAAAGGCGGCGGGAACAATACGAAATTCAACAATCGAGGCTATTGCCGCGACGTAATCAATAGCTATGATCCCAATGATAAACGAGTATTTCCGGAAGGAGTTTGTGAAGAAGGTTTTATCGAAAATGATGAGTGGCTCACCTATACTCTTCGCTTTCAAAATACGGGGAATGCATCAGCCATAGATATATTCTTGCTGGATACCCTGGATGCCAATCTGGATTTGAGCTCTTTTCGGGTGGTGGGCCAAAGTCATGAGCCTATGATTACAGAAGCTTTGCCCGATCGGGTGATGAAGTTTCGCTTTGATAATATCTATTTGCCCGACAGTATCAGTGATGAACCCAATAGTCATGGATATGTGATTTTTGAGATTCTTCCGCTTCCCAATCTTCCTGACGATACCAGGATTCTCAATAGCACAAGTATTTATTTCGATTTCAATAAGCCGGTAAAAACCAATACCGTACTGAATACCATTGCAGATTCTTTACCGCAAATTGACACCACTTTCCTTCAGGTAAATACCTGCGAAAGTTATATGCTAAATGGTCGAACTTATACCGAATCAGGTAACTATTTACAGGTGCTGTCCCGAGACAGGGATTGCGATAGTGCAATTGTACTTACTCTTCAAATCCTGCCGGAATTGGATACAACTGTGAGTCGGATCGGTTCTGTTCTTACTGCAAATGCAGGAGGTGCTCATGGATTGGATGTGGATTATCAGTGGGTGGATTGTGACAATGGGAATTCCGCAATTGATGGAGCTACCCAGCAGACTTTTAGTCCACAAACAAATGGAAATTATGCAGTTATGCTCAGTCGGGAAGATTGTATGGCTATGTCGGCTTGTATCCAAGTGATGAATGTAGGCATCGATCCGGATTTTCAATCAGCGATACGTTTTTATCCCAATCCTACAGCATCAGAAGTGGAAATAGAATTGGGGAAATTTTATTCCTCTATAGAAGTAGAACTTCTGGATATAAGAGGAAGGCAAATACAAGTCCATAGCTTTGATCAGCTTGATTCCTTTAGCCTAAAACTGCAAGGAGAAAAAGGAATGTATTTCTGTCGGATAAAAGTAGATCAAAAAGAAGCTATTTTGAAACTGGTGAAGCAGTAA
- a CDS encoding S8 family serine peptidase: protein MKSIITSILFLFSLSTLSQAQDKMWVFFTDKGADTECRLAHPESFLSTDAIALRETKGIAITAADLPVADEYILGLEQMGLRSHFNSRWMNAAVIELSHSEAERVLALPFVSHLKGMHKLQLTGLDEELVEIPAEELNYGRAKHQNDMINIGPLHEKGYAGKGIKIAVFDAGYSGTDTIDVFKNMIAENRVIATWDFVDNQENVYHSHSHGTQVLSTIAADLPGKMVGSAPNASFVLCRTENDNSESLAEEHNWMKAMEWVDSIGVDVIHSSLGYSTFDDAETNHTYEDLDGDKTIITRAADMAAARGIIVSTSAGNEGSGPWKYITAPCDGDSVLCTGAVDKYSSRSRFSSIGPTPDGRIKPDVVAMGTRTIVAHPSNRIYGSNGTSFSSPIIAGLVACLKQAHPDRNHMDIIQAVKLSGDQYALPDAEYGYGIPDAAFADSLLSNVKDLSKVEIAMSEKPQRGRPAKPPVAIQSNRNKKEELQASLVQKSAMVEISLANENDRIKNIEVKRGKETLSFHPEDLIIEGNKATVNTSYLLKGQYKVKVATQKASKELDFNIR from the coding sequence ATGAAATCAATTATTACAAGTATCCTGTTTCTGTTTTCCCTGAGTACTCTCTCTCAGGCTCAAGACAAAATGTGGGTATTCTTCACGGATAAAGGAGCTGACACCGAATGTAGACTCGCTCATCCGGAATCTTTCCTAAGCACTGATGCCATTGCCCTTCGTGAAACAAAAGGCATTGCCATTACAGCAGCGGATCTGCCCGTAGCAGATGAATACATACTCGGCCTCGAACAAATGGGCCTTCGTTCTCACTTTAATAGTCGCTGGATGAACGCAGCGGTTATAGAACTTTCCCATAGCGAAGCAGAAAGGGTTTTGGCTTTACCATTTGTAAGCCACCTGAAAGGCATGCATAAATTACAGCTTACAGGACTGGATGAAGAATTGGTAGAAATTCCAGCAGAAGAACTCAATTACGGTCGTGCCAAGCATCAAAATGACATGATCAATATTGGGCCCCTTCATGAAAAGGGATATGCAGGAAAAGGAATCAAAATAGCCGTCTTCGATGCAGGATATAGTGGAACAGATACCATAGATGTTTTTAAGAATATGATTGCAGAAAATCGGGTAATCGCTACCTGGGATTTCGTAGACAATCAGGAAAATGTATATCATTCTCATTCTCACGGTACACAGGTTCTTTCAACTATTGCAGCGGATCTTCCGGGTAAAATGGTAGGATCTGCGCCCAATGCTTCTTTCGTCCTCTGTCGCACAGAGAATGACAACTCTGAGAGTCTGGCGGAAGAACATAATTGGATGAAAGCCATGGAATGGGTGGACTCAATTGGGGTTGATGTCATTCACAGTTCGCTGGGATATTCGACTTTTGATGATGCGGAAACCAATCATACCTATGAAGATTTGGATGGAGATAAAACCATCATTACGCGTGCGGCCGATATGGCAGCAGCCCGCGGAATCATCGTAAGTACAAGCGCAGGAAATGAGGGTTCAGGCCCCTGGAAATACATCACTGCTCCTTGTGATGGAGATAGCGTTCTCTGTACCGGAGCGGTAGATAAATATAGTTCACGTTCGCGTTTCTCTTCTATCGGACCTACTCCGGATGGAAGGATCAAACCCGATGTAGTTGCTATGGGTACTCGCACGATCGTAGCTCACCCCAGCAATCGCATTTATGGCTCAAATGGAACTTCATTCTCCAGTCCGATTATTGCAGGTTTGGTGGCTTGCTTGAAGCAAGCACATCCAGATCGTAACCATATGGACATCATCCAGGCTGTAAAGCTAAGTGGAGATCAATATGCGCTGCCAGATGCCGAATATGGCTACGGTATCCCCGATGCTGCTTTCGCAGACTCACTCCTCAGCAATGTCAAAGACCTTTCAAAGGTCGAGATAGCCATGAGTGAAAAGCCGCAAAGAGGCCGTCCAGCCAAACCTCCTGTTGCCATTCAAAGCAATAGAAACAAAAAAGAAGAGCTTCAAGCTTCTTTGGTGCAAAAAAGCGCTATGGTAGAGATTAGTCTTGCCAATGAGAATGATCGAATTAAAAATATTGAGGTTAAGCGAGGAAAGGAAACCCTGAGTTTTCATCCCGAAGACCTGATTATCGAAGGAAATAAAGCGACAGTTAATACAAGCTATCTATTGAAAGGGCAATACAAGGTAAAAGTTGCCACTCAAAAAGCCTCCAAAGAACTGGATTTCAACATCCGATAG
- a CDS encoding antibiotic biosynthesis monooxygenase family protein, which yields MIVRIVRMEFRKEEVDRFQEIFDESKHKIRAFPGCEELQLHGDPQNPAIRYTYSKWLSEDALNAYRKSELFGGVWPRTKALFATKPQAFSLVQLEQID from the coding sequence ATGATTGTAAGAATCGTAAGAATGGAATTTCGGAAAGAGGAAGTCGACCGATTTCAGGAAATTTTTGATGAGAGCAAACACAAGATCAGAGCCTTCCCCGGCTGCGAAGAATTGCAGCTTCATGGCGATCCTCAAAATCCCGCCATTCGCTATACATACAGCAAATGGCTTTCCGAAGATGCCCTCAATGCATACCGCAAAAGTGAGCTTTTTGGAGGTGTATGGCCGCGAACCAAAGCTTTATTTGCCACAAAGCCTCAGGCTTTTTCATTGGTACAGCTGGAGCAAATTGATTAG
- a CDS encoding FAD-dependent oxidoreductase encodes MNRLPRLLLLLFLITFSLTACEGDYAPFLTTEVLVVGGGASGTPAAIQAARRGSKVILIEETPWLGGMLTAAGVGATDGNHRLPSGIWGEFRQKLRNHYGGAKEVETGWVSNTLFEPHVGNRIWNELADREERLERIHGYHLIEAKMNGDRIHELSFKNEEGKKLKVRAKIYIDATELGDLIGMSGAEYYTGIDREGNPHDDNIQDLTYCAVLKDFGPNADKTIEKPANYDPSEFDCICKELCDDPSRDVPDCETFLNYGRMPNGKYMINWPNNGNDYFLNPIPMSFEERQQAYKPAKARSLDLLYLLQTKAGYKNLGLADDEYPTEDLLPFIPYHREARRVKGEIQFRLADLKDPYANPERPFYQQAIAVGDYPLDHHHDKNPNAPEEEFPSIPSFSVPYQSLIPEKIDNLIVAEKSISVSHRVNGATRLQPCVMLIGQAAGMAADMSLDHNSSPRDLSIRELQRDLLDAGCWLMPFIDMNPDDWFFEAAQKAGLEGKIRGQGVPYKWANQTWFYPDSAVTRAEFQALKPALRTNIPEPDANVTIMTRGMALSFLEEELNHINIHNVTPLYKDLDPDEHLLLQAMKEKGYLLHWAEGENFYPEKALTRKEAVWIADQLWPFF; translated from the coding sequence ATGAATCGACTCCCAAGACTTTTACTACTCCTTTTCCTGATAACTTTCAGTCTAACTGCTTGCGAGGGGGATTATGCTCCTTTCCTTACGACAGAAGTTCTTGTCGTAGGCGGAGGTGCCAGTGGTACACCTGCAGCAATACAGGCCGCCCGAAGGGGCAGTAAGGTAATTCTGATAGAAGAAACTCCCTGGCTGGGAGGGATGTTGACGGCAGCGGGTGTAGGAGCTACTGATGGAAATCACCGTTTGCCCTCAGGTATATGGGGAGAGTTCCGGCAAAAGCTCAGAAATCATTATGGCGGAGCCAAAGAAGTGGAAACAGGTTGGGTGAGTAATACCCTCTTTGAACCTCATGTAGGAAATCGAATTTGGAATGAATTAGCAGATCGGGAAGAGCGCCTGGAACGAATTCATGGATATCACCTGATCGAAGCGAAGATGAACGGAGATAGAATCCATGAACTCAGCTTTAAAAATGAGGAAGGGAAAAAACTGAAAGTTCGGGCGAAGATCTATATAGATGCAACAGAACTCGGAGATCTCATAGGAATGAGTGGAGCAGAATACTATACGGGTATAGATAGAGAAGGCAATCCCCATGATGATAACATACAGGACCTGACTTATTGTGCGGTCTTAAAGGATTTTGGACCAAATGCAGATAAAACAATAGAAAAGCCCGCGAACTATGACCCTTCAGAGTTTGACTGTATTTGTAAAGAACTTTGCGATGATCCTTCCCGAGATGTGCCGGACTGTGAAACTTTTCTGAATTATGGGCGCATGCCCAATGGGAAGTATATGATCAATTGGCCCAATAACGGCAATGACTATTTCCTAAATCCCATCCCTATGAGTTTTGAAGAAAGACAGCAAGCCTATAAGCCTGCGAAAGCTCGCTCATTGGATCTACTGTATTTGTTGCAAACGAAAGCCGGCTATAAGAATCTAGGATTGGCAGATGATGAGTATCCGACAGAGGATTTATTACCCTTCATTCCTTATCATAGGGAGGCAAGGCGGGTGAAAGGAGAAATTCAATTTCGACTGGCTGACCTCAAAGACCCCTACGCCAATCCCGAACGACCCTTTTACCAGCAAGCCATAGCAGTAGGCGATTATCCTTTGGATCATCATCATGATAAGAATCCGAATGCACCGGAAGAAGAATTTCCTTCCATCCCTTCTTTTTCCGTTCCTTACCAAAGTCTTATTCCTGAAAAAATAGACAACCTCATCGTTGCAGAAAAAAGTATCTCAGTAAGCCATAGAGTAAATGGCGCTACTCGCCTGCAACCTTGTGTCATGCTCATCGGACAAGCAGCTGGTATGGCTGCGGATATGAGTTTGGATCATAACTCCTCTCCTCGCGATCTGAGTATTCGGGAATTACAACGAGATTTATTAGATGCCGGATGTTGGTTAATGCCTTTCATTGATATGAATCCGGATGACTGGTTTTTTGAAGCTGCCCAAAAAGCCGGACTAGAAGGAAAAATACGGGGACAGGGAGTTCCCTACAAATGGGCCAATCAAACCTGGTTTTATCCGGACAGTGCTGTCACGCGCGCAGAATTTCAAGCCCTGAAACCAGCCCTTCGGACAAATATTCCTGAACCTGATGCAAACGTAACGATAATGACTCGGGGAATGGCATTGAGCTTTCTTGAAGAAGAATTAAATCACATTAACATTCATAATGTTACCCCCTTGTACAAAGATCTGGATCCCGACGAGCATCTTTTGCTCCAGGCGATGAAAGAAAAAGGATATTTACTTCATTGGGCGGAAGGAGAAAACTTTTATCCAGAAAAAGCCCTAACTCGTAAAGAAGCTGTCTGGATCGCCGATCAACTCTGGCCTTTCTTCTAA
- a CDS encoding nucleotidyltransferase domain-containing protein produces the protein MINIIKKNISTIQKLCKKHRIAKLWLFGSAVSEADFQSDSDIDFLFLFDDGGKFQKDFPYVDALLEMKKALNQLLKTKIDLIEYGDFSNPYFKEAVKTQKLLLYDKKSEEVLI, from the coding sequence GTGATCAATATCATAAAGAAAAATATTTCGACTATCCAGAAACTGTGTAAAAAGCACAGGATAGCTAAGCTTTGGCTGTTTGGATCGGCAGTATCTGAGGCCGATTTCCAGTCGGACAGTGATATCGATTTCCTTTTCCTATTTGATGATGGTGGCAAATTTCAGAAAGATTTTCCCTATGTCGATGCCCTTCTGGAAATGAAAAAAGCACTCAACCAACTCCTGAAAACTAAAATTGACCTCATTGAATACGGGGATTTCTCCAATCCCTATTTTAAAGAGGCTGTGAAAACACAAAAACTCCTGCTCTATGATAAAAAATCCGAAGAAGTACTTATTTGA
- a CDS encoding ABC transporter permease: MKFVLRNIWQGVWVIWGIVTILFLIFFVIGDPVQYLVDEQATEEETQALKRKYKLDRPVSIQYLSYLNDLSPIGLIEAEQKEEISHLTLIPIGESSFGLKAPYLGRSYKYDIPVAEMMSSRIEGTLILALAAIIFAAFFGISLGVLASLRRDSWLDRSILSFSVLGISAPSFFIGVLIAWIFAVLLRDWTGLNVSGYMFSDNVFSEGRSLELKNLFLPALALGIRPLAVFIQLTRSSMIEVLNSNYIRTARAKGLSPFPVLVKHALRNALNPVMTSITGWLASLLAGAFFIEYIFNWQGIGKLIIDSLANRDLPLIMAGVLMIGVVFVIVSIITDLLYRQLDPRVKLT; the protein is encoded by the coding sequence ATGAAATTTGTGCTTCGAAATATCTGGCAGGGCGTATGGGTGATTTGGGGAATTGTCACAATTCTCTTTCTGATCTTCTTTGTGATCGGTGATCCTGTACAATATCTGGTAGACGAACAAGCGACAGAGGAAGAAACGCAGGCTTTGAAACGCAAGTACAAACTGGATCGACCCGTCAGCATTCAATACCTCAGTTATCTCAACGACCTTTCTCCCATTGGCCTCATCGAAGCGGAACAAAAAGAAGAAATTTCTCATTTGACTTTGATTCCAATAGGAGAAAGTAGTTTTGGTTTAAAGGCTCCTTATCTGGGACGTTCCTATAAATATGACATTCCTGTAGCAGAAATGATGTCGAGCCGGATTGAAGGGACACTTATATTGGCACTAGCGGCCATTATATTTGCTGCCTTCTTTGGAATCAGTTTAGGAGTTCTGGCCTCTCTTCGAAGAGATTCCTGGCTGGATCGAAGCATACTTAGTTTCTCGGTTTTGGGAATTTCTGCTCCTTCCTTTTTTATCGGGGTCTTGATTGCCTGGATATTTGCTGTTTTACTGAGGGATTGGACCGGGCTGAATGTAAGTGGATATATGTTTTCGGATAATGTCTTTTCGGAAGGAAGAAGTCTGGAATTGAAAAACCTCTTTTTGCCCGCTTTGGCTTTGGGGATCAGACCTCTGGCTGTTTTTATCCAATTGACGCGAAGTAGCATGATCGAAGTGCTCAATAGCAATTATATTCGCACCGCCCGCGCCAAGGGTTTGAGCCCTTTTCCGGTTTTGGTAAAACATGCGCTGCGAAATGCCCTAAATCCGGTTATGACCTCTATCACGGGTTGGTTGGCTTCTCTACTGGCTGGCGCCTTTTTCATCGAATACATTTTCAATTGGCAAGGCATCGGTAAACTCATCATTGACTCCCTGGCCAATCGGGATTTACCTTTGATTATGGCGGGAGTTCTGATGATCGGGGTAGTATTTGTGATCGTGAGTATTATCACGGATTTACTATACCGACAACTGGATCCACGGGTAAAACTGACTTGA
- a CDS encoding M20 family metallopeptidase, with product MSLQAQIQDLSAEIYEEVVANRRHIHANPELSFHEEKTAAFVQEKLEDIGIPVTPNIADNGLVGIIEGTKEGEDKVLALRADMDALPIIEENEVAYKSQNPGVMHACGHDVHTSSLLGTAKILNQFRDKFSGTIKLIFQPAEELLPGGASLMIKDGVLENPKVSSILGQHVQPYMDCGKIGVRPGMYMASADEIHMVVKGKGGHAAMPANFIDPIMMTAQMLVTLQQVVSRSDPRIPSVLSFGDIHGDGATNVIPSEVRVKGTFRTMNEAWRDKALNKIEKIITNTAESLGGSVELEIKKGYPVLYNDEILTRNARAHICDYIGEEHVVDMDIWMAAEDFAWYTQEIPGCFYRLGTRNESRGIVHGVHTPRFDIDEDALKLSTGLMAWLAIKELE from the coding sequence ATGAGTTTACAAGCCCAAATTCAGGACCTCTCTGCGGAGATATATGAAGAAGTTGTTGCCAATCGTCGGCACATACATGCAAATCCGGAATTGTCTTTCCATGAGGAAAAGACAGCTGCTTTTGTACAGGAAAAGCTGGAGGATATCGGAATCCCTGTGACGCCCAATATTGCCGATAATGGATTGGTGGGCATCATTGAAGGAACGAAAGAAGGAGAGGACAAAGTGCTGGCATTGCGTGCGGATATGGATGCCCTTCCTATCATTGAGGAAAATGAAGTTGCCTATAAATCTCAGAACCCGGGTGTGATGCATGCTTGTGGACATGATGTGCATACCTCTTCCTTGCTGGGAACTGCGAAAATTCTGAATCAATTCAGGGATAAATTTTCCGGGACCATTAAACTCATTTTTCAACCGGCAGAAGAGCTTTTGCCGGGAGGAGCTTCTCTGATGATCAAAGATGGAGTGCTCGAGAATCCCAAAGTATCTTCCATTTTGGGACAGCATGTTCAGCCTTATATGGATTGTGGAAAGATAGGAGTACGTCCCGGGATGTATATGGCTTCGGCAGATGAAATTCATATGGTGGTCAAAGGAAAAGGAGGTCATGCTGCTATGCCGGCCAATTTTATCGATCCCATCATGATGACGGCCCAAATGCTGGTTACGCTTCAGCAAGTTGTGAGTCGTTCCGATCCCAGAATTCCCAGTGTACTATCTTTTGGAGACATCCATGGAGATGGAGCTACCAATGTCATTCCTTCTGAGGTCAGGGTAAAGGGTACCTTCCGAACCATGAATGAAGCCTGGCGAGATAAGGCCCTCAATAAAATCGAAAAGATTATCACCAATACGGCAGAATCTCTGGGAGGTAGCGTAGAATTGGAAATCAAAAAAGGGTATCCCGTTTTGTACAATGATGAAATCCTGACCCGCAATGCCCGTGCGCATATTTGTGACTATATAGGCGAAGAGCATGTAGTCGATATGGATATCTGGATGGCTGCTGAAGACTTCGCCTGGTACACCCAGGAGATACCGGGATGCTTCTATCGTCTGGGTACCCGAAATGAAAGCAGAGGCATTGTTCACGGAGTACATACCCCACGCTTTGATATAGACGAAGATGCACTCAAACTTTCTACTGGTTTGATGGCCTGGTTGGCGATCAAGGAATTGGAATAG